A genomic region of Trifolium pratense cultivar HEN17-A07 linkage group LG3, ARS_RC_1.1, whole genome shotgun sequence contains the following coding sequences:
- the LOC123915427 gene encoding beta-galactosidase 15-like, whose protein sequence is MIFFLAREQNNMFNLRINGIFLIACSTLLCAISLATTVDYDANAIIINGERRLIMSGAIHYPRSTPQMWPDLLKKAKDGGLDAIETYVFWDLHEPVRRQYDFSEDLDFIKFLKNVQEAGLYAVLRIGPYVCAEWNYGGFPMWLHNLPGIQLRTDNAVFKEEMKIFTTKIVTMCKEAGLFAPQGGPIILAQIENEYGDVISSYGEAGNAYINWCAQMAVSQNVGIPWIMCKQSNAPSPIINTCNGYYCDDFKPNNPKSPKMFTENWIGWFQKWGEKRPHRTAEDSAFSVARFFQNGGVLQNYYMYHGGTNFGRTAGGPYIMTAYDYDAPLDEYGNLNQPKWGHLKKLHAAIKLGEKVLTINATITEKQYGDSVYLKTYANQATGEKFCFLSNAHNSKDAQVDLQQDGKYYVPAWSVSILQDCNKEVFNTAKVEAQTNVYVKKLATELGNTFTWTWTSEPVEDTLQGVGTFNASELLEQKAVTVGASDYLWYMTTVLINDTSTWKNSSLQVNTTGHVLHAYVNGQYIGTQWGTHDKLSFIYEKPISLKQGANIISLLSGTVGHAHYGAFFDMATTGIVGGPVKLIASSNTTTLDLSKSSWSYKVGLNGEAKKFYDPKFSSNGVQWNQVNNVGTGKPMTWYKTSFKTPEGTDPVVLDLIGLTKGEAWINGKSIGRYWPTMVADNNSCSDKCDYRGNYGADKCLSGCGEPSQRFYHVPRSFLNNDTNTNSNTLILFEEMGYGKTLEIKCPDGKTFSQIAFASYGNPQGKCGSFQVGVWESSDSASVIENACIGKQSCSVNVTSSTFKINNQGGNDGQLAVQLLCDGSDPEIGRVQKVKNHEKLSLNESGPESEL, encoded by the exons ATGATATTCTTTTTAGCTAGAGAACAAAACAATATGTTTAATCTTAGGATTAATGGGATCTTTCTGATTGCATGTTCGACATTGTTGTGTGCGATCTCATTAGCAACAACCGTTGATTATGATGCAAATGCCATTATTATCAATGGAGAACGACGACTAATAATGTCTGGTGCAATTCACTATCCGCGCAGTACTCCGCAAATGTGGCCAGATCTTTTAAAGAAAGCAAAAGACGGTGGTCTTGATGCTATTGAAACATATGTATTTTGGGACCTTCACGAACCTGTCCGGCGCCAATATGATTTTTCTGAAGATCTAGACTTCATCAAGTTTCTAAAAAATGTCCAAGAAGCGGGGCTTTATGCTGTGCTCCGAATCGGTCCTTATGTTTGTGCTGAATGGAACTACGGAGGTTTCCCGATGTGGTTACATAACTTGCCAGGGATTCAGCTAAGGACAGACAATGCAGTATTTAAggaagaaatgaaaatattCACAACAAAGATTGTGACCATGTGCAAAGAAGCTGGATTATTTGCGCCACAAGGAGGACCGATTATTTTAGCACAAATTGAGAATGAATATGGAGATGTCATAAGTAGTTACGGAGAAGCGGGAAATGCATATATTAATTGGTGTGCCCAGATGGCCGTATCTCAAAATGTTGGTATTCCATGGATCATGTGCAAGCAAAGTAATGCTCCATCGCCTATTATCAACACATGTAATGGTTATTATTGTGACGATTTCAAGCCAAACAACCCTAAAAGTCCCAAAATGTTTACAGAAAATTGGATTGGTTGGTTCCAAAAATGGGGTGAGAAGAGGCCACACAGAACTGCTGAAGATTCAGCATTTTCAGTTGCACGTTTCTTTCAAAATGGCGGTGTCCTCCAAAATTACTACATGTATCATGGAGGAACAAATTTTGGGCGAACCGCAGGTGGTCCATATATCATGACAGCATATGACTATGATGCACCACTTGATGAATATGGTAACTTGAACCAACCAAAATGGGGACATCTTAAAAAACTTCATGCTGCCATAAAGTTAGGAGAAAAGGTTCTCACCATCAATGCCACAATTACTGAGAAGCAATATGGAGATTCTGTATATTTGAAAACTTATGCAAATCAGGCCACTGGAGAAAAATTCTGCTTTTTGAGCAATGCGCATAATTCTAAGGATGCTCAAGTTGATTTACAACAGGATGGAAAATACTATGTGCCTGCATGGTCAGTGTCTATCCTCCAAGATTGCAACAAAGAAGTTTTCAACACTGCAAAAGTTGAGGCGCAAACAAATGTTTATGTTAAGAAACTAGCTACAGAATTAGGAAACACATTCACCTGGACATGGACATCAGAACCAGTGGAAGACACCTTACAAGGCGTCGGGACATTTAATGCATCTGAACTTTTGGAACAAAAGGCTGTTACCGTTGGTGCTAGCGATTACTTGTGGTACATGACCACGGTTCTCATCAATGACACATCGACTTGGAAGAATTCAAGTTTGCAAGTGAACACAACAGGTCATGTTCTTCATGCCTATGTTAATGGACAATATATTGGTACACAATGGGGTACACATGATAAACTTTCTTTTATATATGAAAAGCCCATTTCTTTGAAACAAGGTGCCAATATTATAAGTTTATTGAGTGGTACAGTTGGTCATGCACATTACGGCGCATTCTTTGATATGGCAACTACCGGCATTGTGGGCGGTCCTGTGAAACTCATTGCTTCAAGCAATACTACTACATTGGATTTATCAAAATCTAGTTGGTCATACAAGGTTGGGTTAAATGGTGAGGCTAAAAAGTTTTATGATCCTAAATTTAGTAGTAATGGAGTACAATGGAATCAGGTAAATAATGTTGGTACAGGAAAACCAATGACTTGGTACAAGACCAGTTTCAAGACTCCTGAAGGTACAGACCCTGTAGTCTTGGATTTAATAGGCCTTACAAAAGGAGAAGCATGGATTAATGGTAAAAGTATTGGAAGGTATTGGCCTACAATGGTGGCTGATAACAATAGCTGCAGTGACAAATGTGATTATAGAGGAAATTATGGAGCTGACAAATGTTTGAGTGGTTGTGGGGAACCATCTCAGAGATTTTACCATGTGCCAAGATCATTCTTAAATAATGACACAAACACAAACAGTAACACATTGATTTTGTTTGAAGAAATGG GTTATGGCAAAACATTAGAAATAAAATGTCCTGATGGAAAAACTTTTTCGCAAATTGCATTTGCTAGCTATGGTAATCCACAAGGAAAATGTGGATCGTTCCAAGTAGGTGTATGGGAATCGAGCGACAGTGCTTCGGTGATTGAAAATGCATGTATTGGAAAACAATCATGTTCAGTTAATGTGACGAGTTCGACATTTAAAATAAACAACCAAGGTGGTAATGATGGTCAATTAGCTGTGCAACTCTTATGTGATGGATCTGATCCTGAAATCGGTCGTGTACAAAAGGTGAAGAATCATGAAAAACTCTCACTTAATGAGTCTGGTCCTGAGTCTGAACTTTGA